The nucleotide sequence TAATaaagacaaataataaaacatagaAGACTTGGGTTCCTAAAGAGAAACAGCTAGAAGTACCTGTGAGAAGCTGGAGATAAAAGGAGCCTTGTGTGAGAAAGGAGAGTGGTTGAGAAATTAGTCTCCACTGATGACCCAGCAGTGCTCCAGTAGGGCTGCATTCGAGACAGCACGGCACACTTCCACCTGTCCCTGTAGTCACTCAAAACACTCTGCACATCTGCTCCTTTCTGACATGATGTGGTGGTTAAAACCATCCTTCTTACAGGACCCCATAGAGTGTTCTCTtttgttgggggtgggtgggatcTGGACCAAATTCCATCAAAACATAATTGGAGCCACCTTTCCAGtttcagtgtttttctttctttaattgtgTTAGGAATACTTTTTGGTGTACTTTAGCCCTGAGATAGGGTTTCCAAGTCACAGTTTTGTGAAGAGttcatttttttaagactttGTATCAGGGCAGAGTGGTGAGTGAGGCTCCAGTGATAGGAGTCATTGACAGACAGAATACAAACCTAGAAGTCAAAGCCCGTTCTTGATTATGTGACAAGTGTTACCTGGGACATTGGGAAATGAGAACTGGCTCACTGGACACTGGAAGTGAGAGTTTTCCTTACTGGGGTAAAGAGTGGACATTAATTTAATCTGCTGTAAAAGGCCGTCTGCATAGCCACAGTCCTGTAGACTTAGGGTCTCAAAGCAGTAACTTCAGTatgtttattgttgctcttaCTTGAAAAACCTCTCCAGAGAAAAGCACAAATTACAGCTGCAAATCCATATCCATAGATAGTTCACCTAAACAAAAAGCTGAGTTCCAGTTACAACTGAAGACACACTTTAATCTTACtgaatagagagagggagggagggaaaaaggaagggagtgtgtgtgtgtgtgtgtgtgtgtgtgtgtgtgtgtgtgttaaagaaaAGTTCTTTAAATAATGTTTGAGcgagatgacagtcaagttaggctcctgtttgcaagcagagcagaacattattaatagtgtcagcgCTGGCTCTCTGGGAGGCCCCAGCCAGCATTGGATTGGATCAAGACAGATGCCGGGACTCCATGCCAAGCATGGAGTGGAGTTCCAGGGATCCTGTGGAGGTGTagggggaaagatggaaagacctggaggggacagaaacctcacaagaaggCCAACAGGGACAACTAACTTACAGGGACTGAGAAGCacgcatggtctggacctaggccacttgcacatatgtggctgatgggtgACTTGATCTCCATACTGGGCACCTGGTGAGGGGGTGGGGCATTGTTTCTaagatggactctattgcctgcttttgaatcacttccccctggcagcgctgccttgcctggtctcatggggatgaggatatgttcagttctgatgtgacttgatgtgctggggaggggtgATATGGGGGTAAAGGGGCTCCTCTTTttcagggggaaagggagaggagaagtggaaaggaagaaaacagggagactggaaggaaaggaaggaggggcacccttggaatataaagtaagtaaactgaaatttaaaaaaagtgtttgaatccactaaaggaaatcaaagggttacaaactagaaaggaagaagtcaaagtattgttagtcacagatgatatgttagtatacataagtggcttacaaaattctaccaaagaacttctacagctgataaacatcttcagctaagtggctggattcaaaattaactcagaaaaattagtagccctcctttaCCTAAGTGATAGACAAGCCAagaaaggaaacaacacccttcacaatagccacaaatataaaatatcttggtgtaactctaaccaagcaattgacagacctgtatgacaaaaacttcaagtctttaatgttcaacatcatcagggaaatgcaaatcaaaatgtctctgagattccatcttacacctgtcagaatgactaagagcaaaaactcaagtgacaacacatgctggagaggatgtggagaagagggaccctcttccattgctggtgggaatgtaaacttgtccagCCACTTTGCAAGTCAATCTGAAGGTTataccaaaagatgctccaccacacaacaaggacacttgctcaactatgcccacaggagctttattcataatagccagaaactggaaacaatttctggatgtccctcaaccaaagaatggataaagaaaatgtgatacatttacacaatggtatattacTTGGCTATTAAGAGCAAAGGcagcatcatgaaatttgcaggcaaatggatggaactaaaaaggatcattctgagtgaggtgacccagacccagaaagagatgcatggtatgtactcccAAGTGGACAGTAACCATAAAGTACAGGTTAACCAtgccacaatccacagacccaaagaagccaaggggggaccaagagaggatgcttgaatttcattcagaagaggaaataaaatgacaattgaagtacatggaaggagggaactgggtgggagagggggtgaagaTCAGGTGTGTGGAGAGCAGGGTTGGGTGATGAGGAcctggagagagaacagaaatcagtggAGGGGGCCATCTGTAGGGCAGaggaggctcccaggagtctatggggggTATTCCTAGCTGAGAATTCTAGTAGCAGGGGTTAAAGAGCCTGAAGCTGTCATGTCCTGAAGCCAGTCAAGGAagggagacaccaacccacccatataACTTTGACCCAAAACCTGTCTtgtctacaagaagtgtaggggtaaagatggaatAGAGATTGAGGGACACGCaaagcaatgactggcccaacttgagatccaccccatgggagaaagccaacccctaactcttaatgatactctgctatacttgtagacaggagcctagcataacagtctcatgagaggcttcatccagcagctgatggaaacagatgcaaagacccatagccaaacaataggccaagcttggggagttctgtggaagagtgggaggaagcaTAGAGGGAGCAGGAAGGTCAAAAACACCATATGGAgatctacagagtaaactaacctgggcccatggaggctcacagaaactgaatcaCCAACAAAAAAGCAGACAGTAGCTGGACCTAGAggccatatacatacatagatgtgtACCatgtcaacatgtgggtcccctaacaatgggagtcagGGCTGTCTTTGActatgttgcctgcctttggatccccttCCCCTAGATAGGCTGCCTTATGAAGCCTCATTGGGAGAGGATGTgattagtcctgctgagactttaGGTGCTAGAGTGGTTTGGAACTCCTTGGTGGGGGTCTCCCATTCTTTGAGAAGGTTAGTGGGGGAAAAGGAGTAGGGGGAAATGGGACAAGAGGGTAAGGcttggaggagaggcaggagggggctgggatcaggctgtaaagagattaaacaaatgaaaatttcgAAGTGTTAGAGTATTTTTAaatgcaattattttatttttctacttggttttatttttaatcattgaaAACTAAAGacttaactgtaattaatataaaaaataaaaataatttgaaaaaaagaaaactaaagacttttttttgggaagtattgttttcttctgatgtaaTAATGGGAGCCAGAGAAGTCACACTTCGTAACATAGCCCAGACTGTATTTTTAGCTTCCCCTTTAGAACACAGTAGTATGCAGCCTGAAAATAGAACTTGTTATTTTGGTACAACATGCATtagtttgtaggaaaaaaaagtcacccacaaaaaccaaaaaaaactaGTAGTATGTGGTCCAGATcctagaggaagaaagagggtggcTGCCAGGAGTTATGATGGAGGTATTAAATGGCTACTTTCAATTTTCACAGACGAAGAGGTTTTTGAATGAATAATTATTTTGACTATACTTAATGCTACTgaactatatatttttaaaaggattgAGACGGTAAATTTTGTTACAGTGTATCgagattttaaaaattagcaaTATTAGAATAAAAGGAAGATAAGACAGAATGTGCCAACTACGTCTCAGCTACCTTACCAATGAAAAGGCTTATTTCTGCTGAACCATCACAGTGGAAAATGCATCTGAATTGGGAGGACTTAAAAATGCAGAGTAGTAGCCACTTCCTTGTGAGACATATTGGTTATTAGGGGAGAGTAGAGATCGGGCTGACAACCAACGATACAGTGGATTATTTGTAAAGTTTAAGATTATCTTTGTATATGGCGGGTGCATGGACCATGACATTCATATGGAGGTCAGACGGCAACTTGTGAAAATCAGTTCTGCTATGTGGGTTCTTAgcattaaactcaggtcatcaggcttggtggcaagtgctgaACTATTTTAGCAATGcgagtgtgcgcacacacacacacacacaaacacacacacactacttgaACCAAATGAAGTTGACCTGAGAAACAATTGTTCTGAAAATGTTTTGTGTGGAATAGGGAAAAACAGTGTTATTTTTAAGCTCAGCTATAAAAAAGTAAACATGGGCCATAATGAACCTTCATATAGATCTTTTAAAGTGTAGCATTGAATAAAAGAATGTGTGTGCAAGATCCCTAACATTCAGTCCCCACAGTGCTGTCTACAGTGCCCTGAGCCTCCATTCATTAGAAATGATGGTCGTGAGTATTTGCTCATTTTTCAGTAATAACACAGCAGGCTTGTTTTAGCCGATTACCCAATAAATGCCTACTTTGTGAACCCAGAACGAGTGGTGCTCCTTTGTTCCCTATAATTTCCTGTGGTGGACAAATTAAAGTTGGATGTaaagctaagaggaaagctgacaCAGTGACCCAGCAGACTATGATGTGTGGGCAGACTGCAGTCACTCAGTTGGTCCTTCCTGAAGTGACTGAGGCCCTGGTCACCACAGCATTGCACCAGGAATGACTCCTTCACGAGTGTGTTTGAGCGCGCATTACAAACTAGACACCATGCTGGTCCCCAGCTCAATCCCACTCTGAGAGGTGGCGTCATTGTGGACCTGAGGATCATGGGAGGAAATTAGAAATGTGAGTGTGAAAGGAGTCAAGGAAATGTGTGCACATAGGTCTGAATTGCATATTGTCAGGTGCAAAAAGTCTTAATTTGTCTGCATTCCATATTCCCAATAATGCTCTTATTCAAAGAGCTGAGTTTTAAGTGCTGGTGTTTGTCTTCAAGATGACACATGCCTTTGTAAGGACTATGGCAAAAAGATACCTCTAAAACGACTCTGATGGGGATCACAAAATCGGGAAAGCAGGACACTGCATTCTACATTGCTACAGCCCAGCACTGCTGGGGCTGCATTAAGTAAACGGCCTGCTCTTTTCAGTGTATTTTACAAGAATATATTGATGTGCTAAGAGTTAGAAATGTGGTAGTGAGCAGAAAGCCAGGGTAACAGTGAGCAAGCCACAGGAATGCGTTTCTGCTCTATTCTGATGGAGTTATTCATCCTGAGAGGAGGCCTTTGTGAGACCTACTGgaggagcagcagaggcagaagaaggttCTAAGATTCCCCAGAAGGCCATGCAAAGGCTCTGGTGTTGCTGCACTTGACTGGGGTGGGTAGGGAAGGTGGGAAGTCTTCCTCGCTGCTTGAGAAAGATGGGGAGCCTGATGCAGTTGACCAAAGGAACCATTTTTACTGGCAGGAAAAAGCAGGACAAGTGAGATgacaagagaggagacaggaaacacCCCATCAGGTATGAAGCACCGATGAGCAGTAGCAGGTCAGAGAGAACTGGGGTCCTAAGCGTGTGTCACAGGCTGTCTGCTGAGCCTGTTTGCATCTCAGCAGACTCCTGGCACTTGAACTGGTTGTCCTCCAAGGATCTTGAAGTAGAACTCAAGTGGTCCTGGTCTACATTTTCTTGAAGTGAGCACAAGATTTGTTTTAAGTCTCCAAGTACCTCAAGCTGCTGCTTCAGGTGCCTCTGCCTTTCTTCATGTTCATAGGCTTTACTCCTTAttactttaaaagaaataaaagtggcTTCAGTTTATGCAATAATTTGATTAGAAATAATGTACTGTCTCTAGTCTGGACCAATTCAAATAGACACTCCATAGTAATTGTGCCTGAAATGAGAAGACAGAGTGGTCTGAGCAGAAACTGCTCCTTCCACGTCTTTGCTGCCTTTTCCCACTCAGGATGGAACATGGCATTTATCACTTGGTTCTTTATGGTAGAACAAGGTTGCACAGTATTCATTCAGAGACTAGAGCATGTGGCTGGTCTCAGTGACATATGAGCATATCTCTAGCTCTAAGGACTTTTGCTACATCACAGCTTTGGGTATAAAAGGTTTATTGTAGAAGCCTACCAAGGTCATTTTAGTTAGGTTTAAATGCCTCACAATTGATGTTTtgttagtttttagtttttttgagacagggtttctctgtgtagccttgactgtcctggacacactttgtagacccagctggccttgaacgcacagtGATCTGCTGCTGCCTCCGTGAGTGCGGGGATTAATCACAATTAAATCTTAAACTTCACTGCTGTCAGAATAACTGCATACCTGTAGCTAGCCTGCAATGCTAGGCTCAGTCAGCAGGTCAGAATTGTCCTGAGTCAGCAGTTAGCCTCTGGCTGGCTCTCACGTAGTTAGGGTCTTGAGGTGCACCACATCATATGCTGTGTGACATGTTTCATACATGTACCTTTCATACTAAGTGGCAGAGCTAAGCACCACAGGGAGGTTTTTGAAGGCtgttggcttttgttgttgtttaggtttggtttggtttttgtttttcaagaaagggtttctctatgtagccttggctgtcctggaactcactctgaagaccaggctggcctcgaactcacagtgatccacttgtttctgcctcccagattgcggggattacaggcatgtgccactatgcccattTAAAGTAACTTTTCTACTTTAAAACTGAATATTACAGAGTTCAGATAGGAatgaataacagaaaataaaaatgagagaggCTGTGTGTGTTGAGGCAGGACAGACAAAATGTCTTCTCCACAGGGAAAACCTGCTGACTGGTCATTTTACTGACAGGCACATCTGCAGCAAAGAACATTGTAGGGCAGTGTGTTATGCAATGAGGGGAAGGAGCCCTCCCACCAATCCTGTATGAATCTGGCCCTCACCCACTTAGAGAGTATTTACTATGGAGAGGGTGACATAATAAATGCATGCTTCTTACCTTTTTCAGACaatgtttcactgtgtagcttatACTGGAAATCCTCCTGGCTCACCCTTTCAACTATTGGGATAATAGGGGTGCAGCATACTACCCAGCTAAATACATCACTTTTTGAAAGTCTACTCCTGCCTAAAAActaccattttaaaaaaaaaaagtctttttttattatcttcggtttgtttttttcatgaggAATTTTAGAATTAAGAGTCCACACTGTATCAAGATAAGAGCTTTGAAGACAAACCTtaggaaaagcatttgacagctCTTTAAGGGAGAGGAGGTAAGCCACAGGACTCCACCACTGGCTTTATCTTGCTGCCTAGGGCGGAGTGGCTGCAGGAAGCCTCCTGAGCTCCAGGCTGTACCTGTCATTCCATGAGTCAAAATACTCTGCCATTTTAAAGTCAAAAACTTTGGTTGTTTCTGCCTTGtcaatcagttttgttttgtacaCAAAAGTAATTGTATGTCTACCTGGAAAACAAAGTGCAAGCATCTACAAATAATTCTATTTTTCTCTAGAGAGGTCCCTCTGTCCATCCCTCTCTGTCTATATATCATCAATGTGTGTAGATGTGTAcaatgatgtgttttttttttgcatgttttctCCTGTGTCTCACTGTCTTTGTAATGGGCTTCCTTCATTTGATAAAAACTGTCTTCTAGAAGTATGTCCATTGTTTTGTCACCTATCATTTTGATGTGAATGATAAATGTCTAACCCACCCTGTTCATTATTTAATGAGTCACCTACCTTCTTGGAATTTCATTAATGTGTCTTCAAATAATCCACTGTCAAACAGTAAGATCTCAATCTCTTCATACTCTAGAGGGAGAAGCAACTGAATAAGTCACACggggagaaacagaaaataacccCCAATATGTAGGTGTCACCAGCAGAGGAGGTAGCTCAATGCACAGGCCCAGCAGGGACTCCGTGGAAGCACCAGCTCAGTATCTCTGTGCAGCTGGAACTTCTGGGGAGGGAACAGCTGTGTTTCAGGGAGCCTCCAGGTGTTTATGAGGTACCCACAAATTTCAGAGTTCTTCATCTtgagaaaacaagtaaataaaattacGTAACAAATGGGCTCTTGGAAACATTTACtggtaatttatcttttggttttgctgtggAGAAAACCCTTTTAAGTCCTGATTTTGCTTTGTCTCTTACAGTATGAAGTGCCCAGATTGCCCTAACAAGGAACTATGAAGGTTTTAGCTCCTGCAGGTTACAGGAAGGCACAGGAGCCACACACTTGCACAAGGTAAGTGGGCCTTTTTCTTCCCTAGGAGCTCATTCAGACAGAAACTGCTGCTACTGAGGTGATATAAACTAGTCCATGGCCTgccaaggtggctcagcaggtagcgTGATGGCTCCCACCTGATGACTTAAGTCCATCCCCAGagcccacgtggtggaaggagaccTGACTCCTATGACTTGTCCTCTGCCCTGCACGTGTGTGCTGTGGCAGGTGCACAGTGCAATGTTTgaaaacagatttatttatttatttatttatttttgtgtgtgtgtgtgtgtgtgtgtgtgtgtgtatgtattgggTATCCTCAGAGTCCATAAGTGTCAGATCTCCAGGAGCTTTAGGTCCAGGCAATTGTGAGTTGCCAGACACAGGTACAGGGAACCAAACTCTGCAAGAATGAatgtgctcttcaccactgagctatctcgcCTGcagatgtaatttttaaagaaaaaaaaaaaaaacaacttgattTATTAAGGAATAGAAATTGAGGCACATCAAAATTATAATCTAGGGCCTGGTCCCCAGCTCCCAGATTGGAcggcttacaactgcctataactctagctccaggagatcagagagttctgtcctctgtgggcacttgGACTCCAACATCCACCTgctacacgcacacacaaactcacgcacttaaaaataataaaggtatATCTTAAAATAGCCTCTGCAGCAGCAACAAAACCAGGCAAACTAGCACAACACAGTCTCAGTGATGTCCCATCCATCTGCGTGCACCTCTGGGAAACAACCCTCTAGGCCTCAGTGCATTTTAGCCACTACATAAAGAATCTGTGGTTTTTATACCTTGTTCATTTActgactttaattttttaagatttattcattattttgtgtatgaatgtttgcctgcatttACACACTGTACCATGTGATTGCCTAGAAAAtgcagaggagagaagagggtgttgggcTCCCCACAAactggagctacagttgggaGCCACTGTGCAGATGTTGGGACCtgaccttgggtcctctgcaagagtcacaagtgctcttgaccactgcgCTGTCTGTCCAGCCCACAAGGAGTGTTCTGAAAGAACAGggtaaggaagggagggaagcgTGGGAAGGTGGTGTGCTCTGGTATTCGTTTACATTTAGCCAGTTCAGTACCTGATTCTGAAGCTCTCTCATCAATGAGTCTTCCATGAATTGAATCTATTTTTCCTAGTATTCCTTCAAATAATTCGTTAAGAAGTCCTGCTTCCTTGCATTTCTTTAGAAAAGGAACTCTGACAACTGCAACTAAGAAGAAAGGGTGCATATTTAGGAGGAAATGAACAGCTATTCACATCATGTGGTGATCACTTTATACTTTACCAGTTGATGCCTGAGCAAGCTTGTCTCATTTTTCTGTAGGACAAGTAGCAAATCGTACAAAAATTGAAACATTTTACAAAATCACTTTCAAATGCTTGAGGTAACAGCCCTTCATTGTACACAGATACTGTGTTGTAAGGATATTCCCCTTATAGAACAAAAGTCACCTGTCACCATGAGTCGTAGCACACCACTGGGTTCTGGCCTTAGGCAaacagatctgcagagatttgggCAGTCCTCTTCTCCTGGTCTAGAGGAGGCTTTTCAGAAGATTAGCCAGCGCTTGTCTCTCCAGAGATTTATCATTTATATTCTTTGACTCAGTGATTTTTCTTACAATTGTACTTAATAGTACAGTTAATGAAGTGCAACAAAGTTTTATAGAgaataattttgttttgagacaggatctcactgtgtacctcaggctagccttgaactgtgtgcgtgttcgtgtgtgtgtgtacatatacatatgcacacattatCATCATTCCCTGTCAGCATACAGTGATGAGAAGCAACT is from Meriones unguiculatus strain TT.TT164.6M chromosome 9, Bangor_MerUng_6.1, whole genome shotgun sequence and encodes:
- the LOC110544188 gene encoding PHD finger protein 11A-like — its product is MEKRTCALCPEGHEWNVIYFAPSANIAAHENCLLYSSGLVECEDYDQRSTGRNFDVESVKKEIRRGRRLKCSLCKNRGATVGCDEASCAKKYHLLCGKEDKAVLQVDGAHGTYKLFCEQHAPEPEEPTQSVAVVRVPFLKKCKEAGLLNELFEGILGKIDSIHGRLIDERASESEYEEIEILLFDSGLFEDTLMKFQEVIRSKAYEHEERQRHLKQQLEVLGDLKQILCSLQENVDQDHLSSTSRSLEDNQFKCQESAEMQTGSADSL